CTATATCCAGTGGATTTTCGGGTCGTAGCTAGCAATATTGTTGCTCGAAAAATTAAGGATAAAAGGCAAATAAAATTACTGAAATAAGATAGGTTTTAATCATTGGGTGAGTTATTGTTATTCGCTCTTTTTAAATGTACAGAAATGATGGCAGGGTAGGCATGGCAGGAAATAGTATTGGGCAGTTTTTTCGTGTCACCACATTTGGTGAATCTCACGGGATCGCACTGGGATGCGTTGTCGATGGTGTTCCACCAGGCATTGCTATTACAGAAGCTGACTTACAAATTGACTTGGACAGGCGCCGTCCGGGAACCTCCCGTTATACGACACAGCGTCGTGAACCCGATCAAGTTCGCATTCTTTCTGGTGTTTTTAACGGGGTGACAACAGGTACTAGCATTGGCCTGATGATTGAAAACACCGATCAGCGTTCACAAGATTACAGTGCGATTAAAGATGTTTTCCGCCCAGGCCATGCTGACTATACCTACGAACAGAAATATGGACTGCGTGATTATCGTGGTGGTGGACGTTCATCTGCCCGTGAAACCGCCATGCGCGTTGCAGCAGGGGCAATTGCTAAAAAATATCTATTCGAAAAACACGGTATCCTTATTCGTGCTTGTCTGACCCAAATGGGCGATATCCACTGTGAACTGAAAGATTGGGATCTTGTAGAACAAAATCCTTTTTTCTGCCCGGATGAGAGTAAGTTGACTCAGCTTGATGAATTACTTCGGACATTGAAAAAAGAGGGAGATTCCATCGGTGCGAAAGTAAGTGTGGTTGCCGAAAACGTACCGGCTGGATTGGGTGAACCGATTTTTGACCGTTTGGATGCCGACCTTGCGCA
The sequence above is drawn from the Xenorhabdus ishibashii genome and encodes:
- the aroC gene encoding chorismate synthase produces the protein MAGNSIGQFFRVTTFGESHGIALGCVVDGVPPGIAITEADLQIDLDRRRPGTSRYTTQRREPDQVRILSGVFNGVTTGTSIGLMIENTDQRSQDYSAIKDVFRPGHADYTYEQKYGLRDYRGGGRSSARETAMRVAAGAIAKKYLFEKHGILIRACLTQMGDIHCELKDWDLVEQNPFFCPDESKLTQLDELLRTLKKEGDSIGAKVSVVAENVPAGLGEPIFDRLDADLAHALMSINAVKGVEIGEGFGVINLRGSENRDEMTTQGFTSNHAGGILGGISSSQPIVAHIALKPTSSIMVPGKTINRQGEEVEMVTRGRHDPCVGIRAVPIAEAMMAIVLMDHLLRQRAQCADVTPPLPCW